Part of the Desulfovibrio porci genome is shown below.
GAATAGCCGGATGCGACCCGAAACGCGGCAAGATCGTCAAAGGTGTTGCCCACCACCTGCATGCCCATGGGAATATTGTTGGGGGCGATACCCACCGGCACATCCACAACGGGATAGCGGCTCAGCAGATTCCAGATGTACGTCAGCGCATGTTCCATGCCTTTGACGGGCTTGCCGTTGACTGTCACCGTATCGGTTGTGGGATCATTGTCCGCCGGGAAATAGGGCGTGGCGAGGGTGGGCATGATCAGCGCGTGATAGCCCTTGCCGTAGACTTCCTCCTGCAGTTGCCGGTGGAGCCGGGTCGCCAGTTCATCGGCAGCATCCATGGCCGCGGGCCCGCCGTTGCGCGCCGATTTGAGAGCATATCTGGCATAGCTGGTCATGATATCCTGGTACTTTTCGCCGTTCAGCATCATGGCGCCGATCCCGGTGGAAAGCAGGCCGTTCATGAAGATCTGATAGATCCGCGCGTAGCTCCAGCCCAGCCGCACTTCATCGACAACGGCCCCCTGCCCGCGCAGGACGTCCGCGGCCCTGTTCAAGGAATCCCGCACGGAAACGTCAATGCCTTCTTTTATCCAGCCCCCGAAATAATCAAGAGCGATCTTCACCCCCTTGAGATTCTTGTAGTTCTGCGGGTAGTCGAGCTTCGGGCGCAGGGCGGCGTGAACCTTCGGATGCGGTCCGCTAATGACGTTCTGCATCAGCGCCATGTCCCCGAAAGTACGGGCAAGCGGGCCAAGGGTCTCAAAAGTCGTCTCGGAGGTGGGGACACGGCCGAAAGGCGCCTTGAATCCATAGAGTCCGCACAATGACGCGGGAATCCGGATTGACCCTCCCATGTCCGAACCCGTGGCCAGGGTGGTGAAACCGGCGGCCAGAGCCGCCCCGGACCCGCCGGAAGACCCCCCGGCCGCATAATAGAGATTCCAAGGATTGCGCGTGACGCCCCACAGCCGGGACCAGGTCTGGCCGTGAATATAGAACTCCGGAACCGTGGTCTGAATATGCAATACCGCCCCCGCAGAGAGCAGCATATCAATGATGGCGGCATTTTCTTTGGACGGAGGCGCATCCTTGAGCGCAACGGACCCCATGGTCACGCGCCAGCCCCGCACGTCGTTTTCATCCTTGATGGCGACAGTCACGCCTTCCAGAACCCGGGCTGAACCCGTTTTATAGCGCTTTTCAGACTCTTTCGCGGCTTTCATCGCCTGATCGAAATGCTCATAGGTAATGGCGTTGACCTGACCGTTAAATTTCATATGGTCTTTCAATGCTTCGCCACTGGTATTCAACGGGCCGTTATACTTCCTGATTCTCTGAATCTGGGCCGTGAGGACATCCACCGGGGAAAGTTTGCCTTCCCTGTAATATTGGATTTGCTCCAGAGCCGTAAGATACGCCAGGCCCTCTTTTTCCGCCGGTGAAGCCAGAGCGGGGCGGGAAAGGCCGAATGTGAAAAGACCGGCTTCGATCGCCGCAATGGCGCTCAAGCGGAGAAAATCACGCCGTTTCATAGCCGTAGTCATTACTGTTCTCCTTTAGAGCAATTTCACTTTGAAATTGCTCTAGTTAACGTAAACAGAATACGCTCTTCGCACAAGCGCAAACGGGAGGCCGTGCGTATGAACGCGCGGCCTCCCGTTACAAGCGGAGAAAATGGTACGACGATACTCTGCTGTTCAGGCTGAACCCAAAGCGAAATTGCTCTAGTATCCCAGCGCCAGCCCCGTGTTGCGGCGCGGATCATTGGCGCCGTAGAAACGGTTCCGGCCCACAGGCTCGCCGCCGAGCCTGGGCGCGCCGATCAGAATGGCCGCCACATGGTTGGCGGGCTGCGGCGGCCCGAATTTGTGACCGGCCTTTTCCAGAATCTTTTGCGTGTCCGGCGACAGGGCGAAGGTTTCCAGATTGGTGGCCTCGGGCAGCCACTGCTGGTGGAAGCGCGGAGCGTCCACCGCCTCCTGGATGTCCATGCCGTAGTCGATGACATTCAGGATGGTGTGCAGCACGGCGGTGATGATCCGGCTGCCGCCGGGCGTGCCCACGATGAGCACGGGCTTGCCGTCCTTGGAAACAATGGTGGGGCTCATGGAGGACAACGGCCGCTTGCCCGGCGCGATGGAGTTGGCCTCGCCCTGCACCAGGCCGTAAATATTGGGCACGCCCGGCTTGGACGTGAAGTCGTCCATTTCGTCGTTGAGCAGCACGCCCGTGCCGCCGGCGACGACCCGCGCGCCGAACCAGTCGTTGATGGTATAGGTCACGGACACGGCATTGCCCCAGCGGTCCGCGATGGAATAATGCGTGGTGTTGTTGCCCTCATGCGGAGCCGTGCCCGGCTTGATCTTGGCGGACACGCCCGCCTTGTCCGGCTTGATAGCCGCCCGGATCTTGGCGGCGTAGGCCTTGTCCGTCAGACGGGCCACAGGATTTTTGACAAAATCCGGGTCGCCCAGATAGGTGTTGCGGTCCATATAGGCATGGCGCATGGCTTCAATCTGGGCATGCACGGCCTT
Proteins encoded:
- a CDS encoding amidase, which produces MTTAMKRRDFLRLSAIAAIEAGLFTFGLSRPALASPAEKEGLAYLTALEQIQYYREGKLSPVDVLTAQIQRIRKYNGPLNTSGEALKDHMKFNGQVNAITYEHFDQAMKAAKESEKRYKTGSARVLEGVTVAIKDENDVRGWRVTMGSVALKDAPPSKENAAIIDMLLSAGAVLHIQTTVPEFYIHGQTWSRLWGVTRNPWNLYYAAGGSSGGSGAALAAGFTTLATGSDMGGSIRIPASLCGLYGFKAPFGRVPTSETTFETLGPLARTFGDMALMQNVISGPHPKVHAALRPKLDYPQNYKNLKGVKIALDYFGGWIKEGIDVSVRDSLNRAADVLRGQGAVVDEVRLGWSYARIYQIFMNGLLSTGIGAMMLNGEKYQDIMTSYARYALKSARNGGPAAMDAADELATRLHRQLQEEVYGKGYHALIMPTLATPYFPADNDPTTDTVTVNGKPVKGMEHALTYIWNLLSRYPVVDVPVGIAPNNIPMGMQVVGNTFDDLAAFRVASGYSRAGLRLYSGELFPDYRDKA